One Roseimaritima multifibrata DNA window includes the following coding sequences:
- a CDS encoding secondary thiamine-phosphate synthase enzyme YjbQ, whose protein sequence is MWTHTEIRLPAFPRGFHLVTRHVLAAIDDLETVEVGLLHLFIQHTSASLTLNENADPTVRVDFETAMNHLVPESLPYEHTLEGPDDMPAHVKASLMGNSLTLPIYRGRLSLGIWQGIYLCEHRDHAGSRSLIATIHGETK, encoded by the coding sequence ATGTGGACACATACTGAAATTCGACTTCCCGCTTTCCCTCGAGGCTTCCACTTGGTGACTCGGCACGTTCTAGCGGCGATTGACGATCTGGAGACCGTCGAAGTTGGCCTGCTGCATTTGTTCATCCAGCACACAAGTGCCTCGCTAACGCTGAATGAAAACGCCGATCCCACGGTCCGAGTCGATTTCGAGACCGCCATGAACCACCTGGTCCCCGAAAGCTTGCCCTACGAACACACGCTGGAAGGACCGGATGACATGCCGGCCCACGTGAAAGCTTCCCTGATGGGCAACAGTCTGACGCTGCCGATCTATAGAGGCCGCCTAAGCCTGGGGATCTGGCAAGGGATCTATCTCTGCGAGCATCGCGACCACGCAGGCTCGCGAAGTTTAATCGCAACCATCCACGGCGAAACAAAATAG
- a CDS encoding HNH endonuclease — protein MSEYVPAPLRRAIRQRANQHCEYCLIHEDDVLLSHEPDHIIATKHGGKTSEANLAWTCFLCNRAKGSDIASIDPETNEIVRLFSPRSEAWETHFDLQSNANVLGKTPIGRATVALLKLNRVPQVEIRRTLMDAGLYPPLDDSSMSDESL, from the coding sequence ATGAGCGAGTACGTTCCTGCACCGCTACGCCGTGCGATCCGCCAGCGCGCAAACCAGCACTGCGAGTACTGTCTGATCCACGAAGACGACGTGTTGTTGTCTCACGAACCGGATCACATCATTGCGACTAAGCACGGTGGCAAGACGAGCGAAGCAAACCTCGCCTGGACCTGTTTTCTTTGCAACCGTGCCAAAGGAAGCGATATCGCCTCGATCGATCCGGAAACGAACGAGATCGTGCGACTATTCTCTCCTCGAAGCGAAGCTTGGGAGACGCACTTCGATTTACAGTCCAACGCAAACGTTTTGGGCAAAACGCCCATCGGCCGTGCAACCGTGGCTCTCTTAAAACTAAATCGAGTTCCGCAGGTCGAAATTCGAAGAACGCTAATGGATGCAGGACTCTACCCACCATTGGACGATTCATCGATGTCGGACGAATCGTTGTAA
- a CDS encoding shikimate kinase, which produces MTAQHLYLTGYRGCGKSSVARSLGMQLGVDVIDLDEAITEEAGKTIPEIFATEGEAVFRDLETKVLAALADRPNSVVALGGGAILRPENRAQIARSGRCVWLQATPETLAARIAVDEAEGPVRPSLTGKSPVEEVAEVLASRIDQYASAADYQVTVDEAKIEEIAEAILDWLDQQ; this is translated from the coding sequence ATGACAGCTCAGCATCTTTACTTAACCGGCTATCGCGGCTGCGGGAAGAGTTCCGTAGCAAGGTCGCTAGGAATGCAATTGGGCGTCGACGTCATCGATTTGGACGAGGCGATCACCGAAGAGGCGGGCAAGACGATCCCCGAAATTTTTGCCACTGAAGGCGAAGCCGTTTTTCGAGACCTAGAGACAAAGGTATTGGCGGCGTTGGCAGATCGTCCCAACAGCGTCGTAGCCCTTGGAGGCGGCGCGATCCTGAGACCCGAGAACCGAGCTCAAATAGCAAGGAGCGGCCGCTGCGTCTGGCTGCAGGCGACTCCCGAGACGTTAGCCGCAAGGATCGCCGTCGATGAAGCGGAGGGCCCCGTCCGTCCCAGCCTGACCGGCAAGTCGCCAGTAGAAGAGGTCGCCGAAGTCTTAGCATCCAGAATCGACCAATACGCATCCGCCGCCGATTACCAAGTCACCGTAGACGAAGCCAAGATCGAAGAAATCGCCGAAGCCATCCTAGACTGGCTAGACCAGCAATAA
- the hisI gene encoding phosphoribosyl-AMP cyclohydrolase gives MSLPADSPALPDFSRGHNGLLPAIAQDADNGDVLMLAWMNETAWRQTLETGKATYFSRSRNSIWCKGETSGHVQEVVEARIDCDADTILLRVRQAGAACHDGYRSCFYRTLSADSKVQINAEVLVDPDSVYKK, from the coding sequence ATGTCTCTCCCTGCTGATTCCCCGGCACTTCCTGATTTCTCACGCGGCCATAACGGTCTCTTGCCTGCGATCGCGCAGGACGCCGACAACGGCGATGTCTTGATGCTGGCCTGGATGAACGAAACGGCTTGGCGTCAGACGCTTGAAACCGGCAAGGCAACCTATTTCAGCCGCTCAAGAAATTCGATTTGGTGCAAAGGGGAGACCAGCGGGCACGTTCAAGAAGTGGTGGAAGCTCGGATCGACTGCGATGCGGACACGATTTTGCTTCGCGTTCGTCAGGCCGGAGCCGCCTGTCACGATGGCTACCGGAGCTGTTTCTACCGGACTCTCTCCGCCGATTCCAAGGTGCAGATCAACGCGGAAGTCTTGGTCGATCCCGATTCGGTCTACAAGAAATAG
- a CDS encoding RidA family protein, translating into MSADAQLKTLGIELPEGPKPIGVYKSIVVTGGMAYLSGHGPLQADKTLITGRLGEDMDVQAGYDAARLTGLGMLATLRNELGSLDRVVRLVKLLGLVRSTDDFDQQPAVINGCSELFRDVFGEENGVAARSALGTNSLPGKICVEIEAIFEVK; encoded by the coding sequence ATGAGTGCTGATGCGCAACTAAAAACCTTAGGTATCGAACTGCCCGAAGGCCCAAAACCGATCGGCGTCTACAAATCGATCGTCGTTACCGGCGGAATGGCTTATCTGTCGGGCCACGGGCCGCTTCAGGCTGACAAGACGTTGATCACCGGGCGTCTTGGTGAAGACATGGACGTTCAAGCCGGCTACGACGCCGCTCGTCTAACAGGCCTGGGCATGCTGGCCACGCTTCGCAACGAACTGGGAAGCCTGGACCGCGTGGTACGGTTGGTCAAATTGCTTGGCTTGGTTCGCAGCACCGACGATTTCGACCAACAGCCAGCGGTTATCAATGGCTGCAGCGAACTCTTCCGTGACGTCTTCGGCGAAGAAAACGGCGTTGCCGCTCGAAGCGCCCTCGGAACCAATTCGCTTCCGGGCAAGATCTGTGTCGAAATCGAAGCGATTTTTGAAGTTAAATAG
- a CDS encoding tRNA dihydrouridine synthase, producing MPLPPFRIGNVAIDFPVVQAALSGYSDLPMRLIAREFGAGYSVCEVMLDQFLLAVKKRQKTKHFLDIHPDEHPVGGQLMGAEPEQFAAGALRLVEAGFDVIDINFGCPVKKVLGRCRGGFHLSQPAVAIEIIQRTRDLVPDSIPVTVKMRRGIDDSSEARDQFFRILDGGFAAGLAAVTVHGRTVEQRYIGPSRWEFLKEVKQHLGKDRIVLGSGDLFTAESCIQMMQETGIDGVTVARGAIGNPWIFQQARALAAGQPMPPPPTLHQQAAVIERHFQLCEQTYGEARGPLLMRKFCIKYTASHPDGDTVRARYTKMRTREDFAAILADHYGEDGPGQYVSASIHKQQSE from the coding sequence ATGCCCCTCCCCCCGTTCCGAATAGGCAACGTCGCGATCGACTTCCCCGTCGTGCAGGCCGCGTTGTCTGGCTACAGCGATCTACCGATGCGGTTGATCGCGCGCGAATTCGGAGCTGGTTATTCGGTCTGCGAGGTGATGCTGGACCAGTTTTTGTTGGCGGTCAAGAAGCGGCAGAAGACCAAGCACTTCCTGGACATTCACCCGGACGAACATCCCGTTGGCGGCCAATTGATGGGCGCCGAACCGGAACAGTTTGCCGCGGGGGCTTTGCGGTTGGTCGAGGCGGGGTTCGATGTGATCGACATCAATTTCGGCTGCCCTGTCAAAAAGGTGTTGGGAAGGTGTCGAGGCGGTTTTCATTTGTCGCAGCCCGCCGTCGCTATCGAGATCATTCAGCGAACTCGTGATCTGGTTCCCGACTCCATTCCCGTGACGGTGAAGATGCGCCGTGGGATCGACGATTCTTCGGAAGCCCGAGACCAATTTTTTCGGATTCTCGATGGAGGTTTCGCCGCCGGCTTGGCGGCCGTCACGGTCCACGGGCGGACGGTCGAGCAGCGGTACATCGGTCCCAGCCGCTGGGAGTTTTTGAAAGAGGTGAAGCAGCACCTTGGCAAAGACCGGATCGTGCTGGGAAGCGGCGATCTGTTTACCGCCGAATCGTGCATACAGATGATGCAGGAAACGGGCATCGACGGAGTCACGGTAGCCCGAGGAGCGATCGGGAATCCGTGGATCTTCCAACAGGCTCGAGCCTTAGCGGCGGGGCAGCCGATGCCACCGCCGCCCACGTTGCACCAACAGGCCGCCGTCATCGAACGCCACTTCCAGTTGTGCGAACAAACCTACGGAGAGGCTCGAGGCCCACTGTTGATGCGGAAGTTCTGCATCAAGTACACCGCTAGCCACCCCGACGGCGACACCGTCCGAGCCCGCTACACCAAGATGCGAACAAGAGAAGATTTTGCAGCCATCTTGGCCGACCACTATGGCGAAGACGGACCAGGCCAATACGTCTCAGCATCCATCCACAAGCAGCAGTCAGAATAG
- a CDS encoding phage holin family protein has translation MQPDSGFKRVIRDVADLFDLQVQLFTLDSRDAMRQIGIALVVTLLATCIFMTTLTGSLFTGAWALHEYAGWTMAQGVGTMCLVGLALTLGAAGYAYRLLVRALASLDEPKRELVENLRWLKAVIVEPNTSARNQLRRDSFQDPYASAGPSIPPGDNRF, from the coding sequence ATGCAACCCGACTCCGGCTTTAAGCGTGTCATCAGGGACGTCGCCGATCTATTTGATCTGCAAGTTCAGTTGTTCACGCTGGATAGTCGTGATGCGATGCGGCAGATCGGAATCGCGTTGGTGGTTACGCTACTGGCCACCTGCATTTTTATGACAACCTTGACCGGTTCCTTGTTTACAGGAGCTTGGGCCCTGCATGAGTATGCCGGTTGGACGATGGCCCAAGGGGTCGGCACGATGTGCCTAGTCGGATTGGCGCTGACTCTAGGAGCGGCTGGTTACGCATATCGTTTGCTCGTTCGAGCATTGGCTTCGCTGGATGAACCGAAGCGGGAATTGGTGGAGAACCTACGTTGGCTGAAGGCCGTGATTGTCGAACCCAATACGTCTGCAAGGAATCAACTTCGCCGCGACTCTTTCCAAGATCCGTACGCCTCGGCGGGGCCGAGTATTCCGCCAGGGGATAACCGATTTTAG
- a CDS encoding glycosyltransferase family 2 protein — MPSLPTKLSIVLPVRNAEPRIANEVWRVLTLVADVVDETVELIIVDDGSMDRTTPAVNSLRLRHPELRVMRHVRPRGLEAAGQTGLERATGELIFIQESDTPMVIEDFCKLYATSSDSSIVAARLQTVPQEIEGPLERRLRAAGTNADLHYRTTYAPGLQMIRRSHLQQLAGPNGKRLQLHSGQLIASDSSEYASRASA, encoded by the coding sequence ATGCCATCTCTCCCAACAAAACTGTCAATCGTTCTGCCGGTTCGCAATGCAGAGCCTCGGATCGCAAACGAAGTCTGGCGGGTACTGACGCTGGTTGCCGATGTGGTTGACGAGACGGTCGAGCTGATCATTGTGGACGACGGCAGCATGGACCGCACAACCCCCGCCGTCAATTCGCTACGGCTTCGTCACCCGGAACTGCGAGTGATGCGGCATGTGCGTCCCCGGGGCTTAGAGGCGGCGGGACAGACGGGCCTGGAGAGAGCGACCGGAGAGTTGATCTTTATCCAGGAGAGTGACACGCCGATGGTGATCGAAGACTTTTGCAAACTCTACGCGACAAGTAGTGACTCTTCGATCGTGGCGGCTCGACTGCAAACGGTGCCTCAAGAAATCGAGGGGCCTCTAGAACGTCGGTTGCGGGCCGCCGGCACGAACGCGGACCTCCATTACCGAACGACGTACGCTCCTGGACTGCAGATGATCCGCCGCAGCCACCTGCAGCAGTTGGCAGGCCCCAACGGTAAACGTCTTCAGTTGCACTCCGGGCAGCTGATCGCGTCGGATAGCAGCGAGTACGCAAGCCGCGCGTCCGCATAG
- the drmC gene encoding DISARM system phospholipase D-like protein DrmC yields MNGDFSALSNADLRSLVLGLRSGRISVPTSALQLRRLISESSVERIVSVINVLADHSFDAGQVAACVELILADRVVSSDQRMGEIDLVTSGPEAPGITNRDTSVVVRELFAHAKTSVMVVGYAIYQGQMVFEALATRMNEIPELDVEFFLNIPRPDRDTTRSEILVSRFVERFKTTQWPKGSRLPKVYYDPRSVADEGRIRSSLHAKCVIVDKRHVFISSANFTEAGQERNIEVGLHLNSDYLANKTSLHFKKMLEADLFERAM; encoded by the coding sequence ATGAATGGGGATTTTTCAGCACTGAGTAACGCAGACCTACGTTCGCTCGTCCTGGGTTTGCGTTCGGGGCGCATTTCCGTGCCAACCTCGGCGTTGCAACTCCGCCGCTTAATTTCAGAGAGCTCCGTTGAACGAATTGTCTCCGTGATCAATGTCTTGGCGGATCATTCCTTCGACGCTGGCCAAGTCGCTGCTTGTGTCGAACTGATTCTCGCTGATCGCGTCGTCAGCTCCGACCAACGAATGGGCGAAATCGATCTCGTCACGTCTGGCCCGGAAGCCCCCGGCATCACCAATCGTGATACGTCCGTGGTCGTCCGAGAACTGTTCGCGCACGCAAAGACAAGTGTGATGGTAGTCGGATACGCGATCTATCAAGGCCAGATGGTTTTTGAGGCGTTAGCGACGCGCATGAACGAAATCCCTGAACTCGACGTTGAGTTCTTTCTCAATATTCCCCGTCCAGATCGAGACACCACCAGGTCGGAGATTCTCGTGTCGCGGTTCGTCGAACGATTTAAGACAACACAGTGGCCCAAGGGAAGTCGCTTGCCCAAGGTCTACTACGACCCTCGCAGCGTCGCTGACGAAGGACGCATACGATCGTCGCTTCATGCAAAATGTGTGATCGTCGACAAACGTCACGTCTTCATTTCTTCAGCAAACTTTACCGAGGCTGGCCAAGAGAGAAATATCGAAGTGGGATTGCATTTAAATTCCGATTATCTCGCAAACAAGACTTCATTGCACTTCAAGAAAATGCTCGAAGCGGATCTTTTTGAGCGGGCGATGTGA
- the drmB gene encoding DUF1998 domain-containing protein, producing MSRKPGARPHGQIRQSQLITSFGPGSMMDLPNHSVLIGGLDSWSGGGDEVIEPRLVEKLKQLFDPPLQVLKLFSPPPDNDDPTAPQTGITAWQFPEWFITQDVDRDASYGLVRARMLVHRNMLTKGKFVDDNRKRRSVVPVRFVRACRNGHIGDIDWYNFVHGGNTECRRQLWIEERGTSGDLAEVYIRCECGKAERSMALAIEQPETMLRCDGKRPWLGAYANEKCGESNRLLIRTASNAYFTQLMSVISLPDRNVELREAVELVWDFIGEVEDVSELKYERKKAKVNAVLDGYKNEEVFAEVKMRRGQSAGPPKTIKQAEMETLIASKDELGDDKPDGNFFARTLPKKVWEKPWMESVERIVLVHRLREVMAQVGFTRFEAVSPDIDGELEMGVRRASLAREITWLPAVENRGEGIFIQFKKEVVENWATRPEVQARGMRLLGGYEEWKAERTGATKKFVEEGGLLPYVLFHSFAHMLITSVSLECGYPASSIRERIYTIPDVGYGVLLYTGSSDAEGTLGGLIQVGRRIHEHVRGALEMGELCSNDPVCAQHEPANQHERRFLHGAACHGCLLISETSCEQHNEFLDRALVVPTVDNLGIEFFGAR from the coding sequence ATGAGCAGAAAACCCGGAGCCCGTCCTCACGGCCAGATTCGACAGAGTCAGTTGATCACATCGTTTGGTCCAGGCTCAATGATGGACCTGCCCAATCACTCGGTTCTGATTGGCGGTCTCGATTCATGGTCGGGCGGCGGCGACGAAGTCATCGAACCTCGACTCGTCGAAAAATTGAAGCAGCTCTTTGATCCCCCGCTGCAAGTGCTGAAGCTGTTCAGCCCGCCGCCGGACAATGATGATCCAACTGCACCCCAAACGGGCATTACCGCATGGCAATTTCCCGAATGGTTTATCACGCAGGACGTGGATCGTGACGCCAGCTATGGCCTGGTGCGTGCGCGGATGCTGGTGCATCGAAACATGCTGACCAAAGGCAAGTTTGTCGACGACAATCGCAAGAGACGCAGTGTTGTCCCGGTTCGTTTTGTACGTGCTTGCCGTAACGGGCACATCGGTGACATCGACTGGTACAACTTCGTTCATGGTGGAAACACCGAATGTCGACGCCAGCTGTGGATTGAAGAGCGTGGGACGAGCGGTGACTTGGCGGAGGTCTACATCCGCTGCGAATGCGGTAAGGCCGAACGCAGCATGGCTTTGGCGATTGAACAGCCCGAAACGATGCTGCGGTGTGACGGCAAGCGTCCATGGTTGGGGGCGTACGCGAACGAGAAATGCGGCGAATCCAATCGCCTTCTGATCCGAACGGCGAGCAACGCTTATTTCACGCAGCTAATGAGCGTGATTTCGTTGCCAGATCGGAACGTTGAGCTTCGAGAAGCAGTCGAACTGGTTTGGGATTTCATCGGTGAAGTCGAGGACGTCAGCGAGCTGAAATACGAACGAAAGAAAGCCAAGGTCAACGCGGTCCTGGATGGCTACAAGAATGAAGAGGTGTTCGCCGAAGTCAAAATGCGACGCGGGCAATCCGCGGGGCCACCAAAGACGATCAAGCAAGCCGAAATGGAAACACTGATCGCCAGCAAGGACGAACTTGGCGATGACAAGCCGGACGGCAACTTCTTTGCACGGACGCTGCCCAAGAAGGTTTGGGAGAAGCCCTGGATGGAGTCTGTCGAACGGATCGTTCTGGTACACCGGCTACGCGAAGTGATGGCCCAGGTCGGCTTTACGCGATTCGAGGCTGTTTCGCCGGACATTGACGGCGAGTTGGAAATGGGTGTTCGGCGAGCGTCTTTGGCTCGTGAAATCACATGGCTGCCCGCTGTAGAGAACCGTGGGGAAGGCATCTTCATTCAATTCAAAAAGGAAGTAGTCGAAAATTGGGCAACACGCCCCGAAGTTCAGGCTCGGGGAATGCGATTGTTGGGCGGATATGAGGAATGGAAAGCGGAACGCACCGGCGCGACGAAAAAGTTCGTTGAGGAAGGTGGATTGCTGCCGTATGTGCTGTTTCATTCATTCGCACACATGCTAATTACGTCCGTCTCTCTCGAATGTGGTTACCCAGCCAGTTCTATTCGGGAGCGTATCTACACGATTCCCGATGTCGGCTACGGCGTGTTGCTATACACGGGCTCCTCTGACGCTGAAGGTACGCTCGGCGGCTTAATTCAGGTCGGTCGGCGGATTCACGAGCACGTTCGAGGCGCCTTGGAAATGGGTGAACTTTGCTCAAATGATCCCGTTTGTGCACAACACGAACCGGCGAACCAGCACGAACGCCGGTTTCTACACGGTGCCGCTTGTCATGGATGTCTGCTGATCTCGGAAACGTCTTGCGAACAACACAACGAATTTCTGGATCGCGCCTTGGTCGTACCGACAGTCGATAACCTTGGAATCGAGTTTTTCGGGGCTCGCTAA
- a CDS encoding DUF4282 domain-containing protein yields MAKDDWYLRHRDRIEHGPYSQADLAAAAAQGNITDETEVRHAVHTQNKWVKALRVRFVAEALPKPPKTTPSNEFHGLESLGEQQRNTRLRRMSNRPTIPTTWLGAFAAIFDFRFRYFVTPYIIRVTWAIVVAVLAFQVTLSGLGTIALIVGELHDSDESAAIARPRIPQVDNIPSPVFAPSPVLEKLERFRLHVIIYVGTIVATILFGLWVRIGLEFTMAIVRGAEDLHALRDLFENGKARP; encoded by the coding sequence ATGGCTAAAGATGATTGGTATTTACGACACCGTGATCGAATCGAGCACGGCCCCTACTCACAAGCTGATCTGGCAGCAGCAGCGGCACAAGGAAACATTACAGATGAAACGGAAGTTCGACATGCAGTCCATACCCAAAACAAATGGGTTAAAGCGCTTCGCGTTCGATTCGTTGCTGAAGCGTTACCGAAGCCGCCAAAGACCACCCCGAGCAATGAGTTTCACGGGCTTGAGAGCTTAGGCGAGCAACAACGGAACACTCGCTTGCGACGCATGTCCAACCGTCCGACGATCCCAACAACTTGGCTAGGAGCATTTGCAGCGATCTTTGACTTTCGGTTCCGATATTTCGTGACGCCCTACATCATCCGCGTGACATGGGCGATTGTAGTCGCGGTGTTAGCATTCCAAGTAACGCTTTCCGGCCTCGGGACAATTGCCCTTATTGTTGGCGAACTGCACGACAGCGACGAGTCTGCTGCTATCGCACGTCCTCGTATCCCACAAGTAGATAACATCCCGTCGCCGGTTTTTGCCCCGTCCCCTGTCTTAGAGAAACTCGAACGATTTCGATTGCACGTCATCATTTACGTAGGGACGATTGTTGCAACGATCCTGTTTGGACTTTGGGTTCGGATCGGTCTGGAATTCACGATGGCGATTGTTCGTGGTGCCGAGGATTTACATGCCCTGCGGGATTTGTTTGAAAATGGCAAGGCCCGCCCGTAA
- a CDS encoding aldose epimerase family protein encodes MLRTRLWGVLLLCFLGSVVPANLLAKDTTVKIESSAWGKTSDGTPVTRYVLTNSHGNSVGLTDWGATLLEVIVPDRDGKKANVNLSFDSLDGYLGSHPHFGGTIGRFANRIAKGHFEIDGKSYSLVINNGPNHLHGGNTSYDHRMWSCETFEEAAGAGVRFTLVDPDGYEGYPGNLTVVTEYRWNDANELTIQFTATTDAATHVNLTNHSYWNLAGAGSGSAMGHVAAIEADELLDVDETLIPTGTFNSVEGTVFDFRKPTAFGDRVDQLPATSGYDHCYVVRGTVGELRAAARVVEPKTGRVLEIETTQPGMQLYTANHLPGNDSSAGAGGHEAFCLETQGYPDAPNKPTFPTTLLKPGETLKETTIHRFSVDN; translated from the coding sequence ATGTTGCGGACTCGACTGTGGGGCGTGCTTCTCCTCTGTTTCCTTGGATCCGTGGTTCCGGCAAATTTACTCGCGAAGGATACGACAGTGAAGATTGAATCGTCTGCTTGGGGAAAGACCTCCGATGGGACTCCGGTTACCCGCTACGTTTTGACCAATTCACACGGCAACAGCGTCGGCCTGACCGACTGGGGAGCCACGTTGCTGGAGGTGATCGTTCCCGACCGTGACGGGAAAAAAGCCAACGTGAATCTCTCTTTTGATTCTCTGGACGGCTACCTAGGCTCGCACCCGCATTTTGGTGGGACCATTGGGCGGTTCGCTAACCGGATCGCCAAAGGGCATTTCGAAATCGATGGCAAATCGTATTCGCTGGTAATCAACAACGGACCGAACCATCTGCATGGCGGTAATACCAGTTACGACCATCGGATGTGGAGCTGCGAAACGTTTGAAGAAGCAGCGGGGGCCGGAGTTCGCTTTACGCTGGTCGATCCCGACGGCTATGAAGGTTATCCCGGGAATCTGACCGTCGTCACCGAATATCGCTGGAACGACGCCAATGAACTGACGATCCAGTTCACCGCAACGACCGACGCGGCAACGCACGTCAATCTGACGAACCACAGCTATTGGAATTTGGCCGGAGCTGGTAGCGGGTCCGCGATGGGGCATGTGGCGGCCATCGAAGCGGACGAACTTCTGGACGTCGATGAGACGCTGATTCCGACGGGAACGTTTAACAGCGTCGAAGGAACTGTCTTTGATTTCCGCAAACCGACCGCGTTTGGTGATCGAGTCGACCAACTGCCAGCGACCAGCGGGTACGACCACTGCTACGTCGTCCGAGGCACCGTAGGGGAACTGCGAGCGGCAGCCCGAGTCGTCGAGCCCAAAACAGGCCGAGTCCTCGAGATCGAAACGACTCAGCCCGGCATGCAGCTCTACACCGCCAATCACCTGCCCGGAAACGATTCGTCCGCGGGCGCCGGAGGCCACGAAGCCTTTTGCTTAGAGACTCAAGGCTATCCCGACGCCCCCAACAAACCAACCTTTCCAACAACGCTCCTAAAGCCAGGCGAGACCCTAAAAGAAACCACCATCCACCGATTCTCGGTAGACAACTAA
- a CDS encoding exonuclease domain-containing protein, giving the protein MANKESGFAVVDVETTGFGKGDRVIEIGIVLLDHSLRFVDEYETLIDPERDLGPTHVHGITPKMISMAPSFSEVAPAIANRIGDRIIVAHNLIFDERMLGQEFGRLNSIFDPGMGICTLKLTKQRLPAACQMLGVEPPKHHRALADARASAGLLKALKPQCGGEPLRLESVPGEMSVRTHRRCADEGTLVFDRLLSRVIYTEGDTRLLQYMDLPDWGLDDHVLTLDERLHLNFLAEELSLTDSEIASAHEQYFQAMIVGAKKDGVVTREENAALKRVASALGIESGRVPPVTEAQCDCDAIPQGASICFTGSFVDSNGRKLPKAELEKLATDCGFSVVANVTKSKCDIVVAVDPSSSSGKAKKAREFGKPVIASQQFLDQVKK; this is encoded by the coding sequence ATGGCGAATAAGGAATCCGGGTTTGCTGTTGTTGATGTAGAGACCACGGGATTTGGCAAGGGCGATCGCGTTATCGAGATCGGCATTGTGCTTCTTGATCATAGTCTGCGGTTCGTAGATGAATACGAGACATTGATTGATCCTGAGCGTGATCTTGGACCAACACATGTGCATGGCATCACACCGAAGATGATCTCAATGGCACCCTCTTTCAGTGAAGTTGCTCCCGCGATTGCGAACCGGATAGGTGATCGGATAATCGTTGCTCATAACTTGATTTTTGATGAGCGAATGCTCGGCCAAGAGTTTGGTCGCTTGAATTCGATCTTTGATCCTGGAATGGGCATCTGCACGTTGAAACTGACGAAACAAAGGTTGCCGGCCGCATGTCAGATGCTCGGCGTAGAGCCACCAAAGCATCACCGTGCCCTCGCGGATGCCCGTGCGAGTGCCGGACTGTTGAAGGCGTTGAAACCGCAATGCGGGGGCGAGCCATTGAGACTTGAGAGTGTGCCGGGCGAGATGTCGGTTCGGACTCACCGCCGGTGTGCTGATGAAGGCACGCTCGTGTTTGATAGGCTTCTAAGTCGAGTTATTTACACCGAAGGTGATACTCGTTTACTTCAGTACATGGACCTGCCCGACTGGGGGCTCGACGATCATGTGTTGACCTTGGACGAACGCCTGCATCTGAATTTCTTAGCGGAGGAACTCTCCCTTACCGACTCGGAAATCGCTAGCGCGCATGAACAATACTTTCAAGCGATGATCGTGGGGGCAAAAAAAGACGGCGTGGTCACCAGAGAAGAAAACGCTGCATTAAAGCGTGTTGCTAGTGCTTTGGGAATCGAATCAGGCCGCGTTCCTCCCGTTACCGAGGCTCAGTGTGATTGCGACGCTATCCCTCAGGGTGCCTCGATTTGCTTCACCGGCAGTTTCGTCGATTCGAACGGTAGAAAACTACCGAAAGCCGAACTTGAGAAACTAGCAACCGATTGCGGGTTTTCCGTTGTCGCGAATGTCACCAAATCAAAATGCGATATAGTCGTTGCCGTTGACCCGTCATCGTCGTCTGGTAAAGCAAAAAAGGCTCGGGAATTTGGCAAGCCCGTCATCGCTTCCCAACAGTTTCTTGATCAAGTAAAGAAGTAG